The Haloarcula sp. H-GB4 genome contains a region encoding:
- a CDS encoding universal stress protein, whose protein sequence is MRAIYATDLSAASEAAIQNETCLECLGRIGVDTIHLVTVIPSNVHAGMPGMNFSKRREQGLTRYQNVMADAGFDTETHVVRGTPHRRINGIAEAEKVDMTIIGSRGQSSLDNRVIGSTARNLARTTVVPLLVNRIERSTDEPDVLREHLFQRVLYATDFSENATRAFDAFQYLRHATQKATLVHVESPKDMTSEEDPSEQLASLADTLSQWDIETNVEVRRGDPAEEILDVEATVTPTTTLVGSRGQSRMRRLLLGSVSEDIVAQANGNVFLVPPPRTA, encoded by the coding sequence ATGAGAGCCATCTATGCGACAGATCTCTCGGCGGCGAGTGAAGCGGCGATACAGAACGAGACGTGTCTCGAGTGCCTCGGACGCATCGGTGTCGATACGATCCACCTCGTCACGGTCATCCCATCGAACGTCCACGCGGGGATGCCAGGGATGAACTTCAGCAAGCGACGCGAACAGGGACTTACGCGGTACCAGAACGTGATGGCGGACGCTGGGTTCGACACCGAGACCCACGTCGTGCGTGGGACCCCCCATCGCCGTATCAATGGTATCGCGGAGGCAGAGAAAGTGGACATGACAATAATCGGGTCCAGAGGCCAGAGTTCACTGGACAACCGCGTCATCGGCTCAACGGCCCGGAACCTCGCGCGGACCACGGTGGTGCCGCTGCTGGTCAACCGCATCGAACGCAGTACCGACGAGCCGGACGTGCTCAGGGAGCACCTGTTCCAGCGGGTGCTCTACGCAACTGACTTCTCTGAGAACGCAACACGTGCCTTCGACGCGTTTCAGTATCTCCGTCACGCGACTCAGAAAGCGACGCTCGTCCACGTCGAATCACCGAAAGATATGACAAGCGAGGAGGACCCATCCGAACAGCTTGCGTCGCTCGCCGACACACTGTCACAGTGGGACATCGAAACGAACGTCGAGGTCCGCCGTGGCGACCCTGCCGAGGAGATACTCGACGTCGAAGCAACGGTGACGCCGACGACGACGCTCGTCGGCTCTCGTGGTCAGAGCCGGATGCGGCGGTTGTTGCTCGGCAGCGTCTCCGAAGACATCGTTGCGCAGGCGAACGGGAACGTCTTCCTCGTCCCGCCACCACGAACCGCCTGA
- a CDS encoding inorganic phosphate transporter — translation MELQLLALFLTAGLASLFMSWVIGAGSSGATPFAPAVGANAISTMRAAFVVGIFGLAGAVTQGANVSEAVGRGLVGGVTLPAMGVIVALLAGAGLMAVGIYTGYPIATAFTVTGAIIGVGMALGGTPVWGKYQQIGAVWVLTPVVGGGFAYAIASVLPRPDVPEAATIPTLAALVGVVLANVEFAFLGADGGPGSLTSLGQRLLGIDIVVATVVLSGTVAAVVWAAVYRDIRHDKSGGLRHVLLALGSLVAFSAGGSQVGLAVGPLLPLLDDVGILSPAVVLLGGGLGILVGSWTGAPRMIKSLAQDYSSLGPRRSIAALVPSFLIAQLAVFLGVPVSFNEIIVSAIIGSGAAVGGSEAVDPRKILVTVGAWAGSFTLALAVGFGSMTAMGAF, via the coding sequence ATGGAACTCCAGCTTCTCGCGCTCTTCTTGACCGCCGGCCTCGCGAGCCTGTTCATGTCGTGGGTTATTGGTGCCGGCTCCAGCGGTGCGACGCCGTTCGCGCCCGCTGTCGGTGCCAACGCCATCTCGACGATGCGGGCGGCGTTTGTCGTCGGCATCTTCGGGCTTGCGGGCGCGGTGACACAGGGGGCAAACGTCTCTGAAGCGGTTGGACGCGGTCTCGTCGGCGGCGTCACCCTCCCCGCCATGGGGGTCATCGTCGCGCTACTCGCTGGCGCTGGGCTCATGGCTGTCGGTATCTACACCGGCTACCCCATCGCAACGGCGTTTACTGTTACCGGCGCAATCATCGGTGTCGGGATGGCTCTCGGTGGCACCCCCGTCTGGGGGAAATACCAGCAGATCGGTGCCGTCTGGGTTCTGACACCGGTCGTCGGCGGCGGTTTCGCCTATGCTATTGCGAGCGTGCTGCCGCGGCCTGATGTCCCGGAGGCGGCCACGATTCCGACGCTTGCGGCGCTGGTCGGCGTCGTGCTGGCTAACGTTGAGTTCGCGTTTCTCGGGGCTGACGGTGGTCCCGGTTCGCTGACGAGCCTCGGCCAGCGGCTGCTCGGTATCGATATCGTCGTGGCAACAGTCGTTCTCTCCGGCACTGTCGCCGCCGTAGTGTGGGCCGCGGTGTACCGAGACATCCGCCACGACAAGTCGGGCGGGCTCAGACACGTCCTGCTGGCACTCGGTTCACTGGTCGCTTTTTCGGCCGGTGGGAGTCAGGTCGGACTGGCGGTCGGTCCGTTGCTCCCCCTGCTGGACGATGTCGGTATACTCTCGCCAGCGGTCGTCCTGCTGGGTGGTGGCCTCGGAATTCTGGTCGGGTCGTGGACCGGTGCACCACGGATGATAAAATCGCTCGCACAGGACTATTCCTCACTGGGGCCGCGGCGCTCTATCGCCGCGCTCGTCCCCTCGTTCCTCATCGCCCAGCTCGCCGTCTTCCTCGGTGTGCCGGTGTCGTTCAACGAGATCATCGTCAGTGCTATCATCGGAAGCGGTGCCGCAGTCGGCGGCAGCGAGGCGGTCGACCCACGAAAGATTCTGGTCACGGTGGGCGCGTGGGCCGGGTCGTTCACACTTGCACTGGCTGTCGGCTTCGGGTCGATGACCGCGATGGGCGCGTTCTGA
- a CDS encoding YeeE/YedE family protein, producing the protein MTTTTDRHPLFMPLVLVGGLIFGFGLGYSHMARPEVVLNFLQFEDFGLLFVMFGGAAVTGIVFFVMPRVLDRAPLTGDPFERRLKSFDRNVLIGGAIFGVGWGLSGICPGAAYASLGIGNVTILWALAGMFLGAYLQGWCRSRATDGVDPSPTGAD; encoded by the coding sequence ATGACGACAACGACAGACCGACACCCGCTGTTCATGCCGCTCGTGCTGGTCGGCGGGCTCATCTTCGGCTTTGGGCTCGGCTACAGCCACATGGCCCGCCCCGAGGTGGTGCTGAACTTCCTCCAGTTCGAGGACTTCGGCCTGCTGTTCGTGATGTTCGGCGGCGCGGCCGTGACGGGGATCGTGTTCTTCGTCATGCCGCGTGTGCTGGATCGAGCGCCACTGACTGGCGACCCGTTTGAACGGCGGCTGAAGTCCTTCGACCGGAACGTGCTGATCGGCGGCGCGATATTCGGCGTCGGCTGGGGGCTCTCCGGGATCTGTCCGGGTGCCGCTTACGCCAGCCTCGGCATCGGCAACGTGACCATCCTGTGGGCGCTCGCAGGGATGTTCCTCGGTGCGTACCTGCAGGGGTGGTGTCGAAGCCGTGCGACCGACGGCGTCGATCCATCCCCCACGGGAGCGGACTGA
- a CDS encoding YeeE/YedE family protein has translation MVADPVPLQLAAELFPNGISRYAIGGLFVGLGAAVIYMGTGISAGASTFLESTLSYVSSQSRFQQYVASRDWRLVFTLGIILGAAVYAVVYQGGAWTTDVAWWRLLLGGIFVGIGTRVGKGCTSGHGVCGVGSASKTSLAGVLAFLLVAILTAQVVAALGVTP, from the coding sequence ATGGTAGCTGACCCTGTCCCGCTGCAACTGGCCGCCGAGTTGTTCCCCAACGGTATCAGCCGGTACGCCATCGGCGGCCTCTTCGTCGGTCTCGGCGCGGCGGTTATCTACATGGGCACCGGCATCAGCGCCGGCGCGAGCACGTTCCTCGAATCGACGCTGTCGTACGTCTCCAGCCAGTCGCGCTTCCAGCAGTACGTCGCCTCTCGGGACTGGCGGCTCGTGTTCACGCTCGGCATCATCCTCGGCGCGGCTGTGTATGCGGTCGTTTATCAGGGCGGCGCGTGGACGACGGATGTCGCCTGGTGGCGGCTGTTGCTCGGTGGGATCTTCGTCGGTATCGGAACCCGCGTCGGGAAGGGCTGTACTTCAGGTCATGGCGTCTGTGGCGTGGGATCGGCCTCGAAAACGTCACTGGCGGGCGTGCTCGCCTTCCTGCTGGTCGCGATACTGACTGCACAGGTCGTCGCCGCACTGGGGGTGACGCCGTAA